A window from Rhea pennata isolate bPtePen1 chromosome 1, bPtePen1.pri, whole genome shotgun sequence encodes these proteins:
- the ACAT1 gene encoding acetyl-CoA acetyltransferase, mitochondrial, translated as MAAMLGRRRRAAAALLRALKFTSRDYASQRTLNEVVIASAARTPIGSFQGSLSSLPATKLGSIAIKGAIDRAGIPTEEVKEVYMGNVLQAGEGQAPTRQAVLGAGLPICTPTTTVNKVCASGMKSIMMAAQSLMCGSQDVMVAGGMESMSNVPYTMSRGTTPYGGVKLEDLIVKDGLTDVYNHIHMGNCAENTAKKLTISREEQDTYAIGSYTKSKTAWELGILKNEIVPVTVSQKGRPDTEVKEDEEYKRVDFSKVPKLKAVFQKENGTVTAANASTLNDGAAAVVLMTTEAAKRLKVKPLARIVAFADAAVDPIDFPIAPAYAVPKILSEVGLKKEDIAMWEINEAFSVVVLANIKMLGIDPQKVNVNGGAVSLGHPIGMSGARIVVHMAYALKQGQYGLAGICNGGGGASAILIQKL; from the exons ATGGCGGCGATgctggggcggcggcggcgcgcggccgcggcgctgctgcgg gctTTGAAGTTTACAAGCCGTGACTATGCATCACAACGTACTTTAAAT GAAGTGGTGATAGCAAGTGCTGCAAGGACACCAATTGGATCTTTCCAAGGATCCCTTTCATCATTGCCAGCCACTAAACTTGGCTCCATTGCAATTAAAGGAGCAATTGACAGAGCAG GTATCCCCACAGAAGAAGTGAAAGAAGTGTATATGGGTAATGTCTTGCAGGCTGGAGAAGGACAAGCTCCAACAAGACAAGCAGTACTGGGTGCAG GTCTACCAATCTGTACTCCTACTACAACTGTCAATAAAGTCTGTGCTTCAGGAATGAAATCTATCATGATGGCAGCCCAAAGCTTAATGTGTGGGAGTCAG GATGTAATGGTTGCTGGTGGAATGGAGAGCATGTCTAATGTTCCCTATACAATGAGCAGAGGAACAACACCTTATGGAGGAGTAAAATTGGAAGATCTGATAGTAAAAGATGGGCTTACAGATGTTTATAACCATATCCATATG GGCAACTGTGCTGAGAATACTGCTAAGAAGCTTACCATCTCACGAGAGGAACAAGACACTTACGCCATAGGCTCTTACACTAAGAGCAAAACAGCCTGGGAACTGggaatactgaaaaatgaaatagtgcCTGTTACTGTTTCACAAAAAG GAAGGCCAGATACAGAAGtgaaagaagatgaagaatACAAACGCGTTGATTTTAGTAAAGTTCCAAAGCTCAAGGctgttttccaaaaagaaaatg GAACAGTTACAGCTGCTAATGCCAGTACACTGAATGATGGAGCAGCTGCTGTGGTTTTGATGACTACAGAGGCAGCCAAGAGACTGAAAGTTAAACCATTAGCACGAATAGTAG cttttgcagatgctgctgttGACCCTATTGACTTTCCAATTGCACCTGCATATGCTGTTCCCAAG ATTCTAAGTGAGGTAGGACTGAAAAAAGAAGATATCGCAATGTGGGAAATCAATGAAGCATTCAGTGTAGTGGTGCTGGCCAATATTAAAATGCTGGGTATCGATCCACAAAAAGTGAATGTTAATGGAGGTGCTGTCTCTCTTGGACATCCAATAGG aaTGTCTGGAGCAAGAATTGTTGTCCACATGGCCTACGCATTGAAACAAGGACAATATGGTCTTGCAGGAATTTGCAATGGAGGAGGAGGTGCTTCTGCAATATTGATACAAAAGTTATAA